A segment of the Collimonas fungivorans genome:
GACAGTTATCGCAAGAACTCGGCTTCGATCGCCACCTTCGGCGACGCCTCCCTGCTAAACACGCCTGCTTCGATCTCAGTCATTACCCGCAGCCAGCTGGACGACCAGCAATCGCGCCTGCTGAGCGAAGTGGTGCGCAACGATGCTGCAGTTGGCGACAATTACACGCCGGTCGGCTACTACGAAAACTTCACCATTCGCGGCTTTGCGCTAGACCTGGCGTCCAGCTACCAGATCAACGGCATGAGCATTGCCGGCGAACAGAACGTGGCGCTGGAAAACAAAGAGAGCGTCGAAATCCTGAAAGGCCTGGCCGGGTTGCAAAGCGGCATGGCGGCGCCCGGCGGCCTGATCAACTATGTGACCAAGCGGCCGGCCGACGTGCGTTCGGTGACCATGGAAACCGATTCGCGCGGCTCACGTTACCTGGCGGCCGACATCGGCACCTTGTTCGGCGAACAAAAGCAGTTTGGTATCCGCATCAATGCCGCCCACGAAACCCTGCATTCGTATGTGAACGACGCCGACGGCCAGCGTAATTTCGCTTCGCTGGCGGCCGACTGGGTGATCACGCCGCAGGCACGGCTGCAATTCGACGCCGAGTACCAGCATCGGGAACAACGTTCGGCGCCCGGTTACCAGCTGCTGGGCGGCACAGCCGTCCCAAGCAATGTTTCACCCGGCAAGCTGCTGGGCGCGCAGCCGTGGGCCAAGCCGGTGACGATCAACTCGCTGAACCTGAATCTGCGCCTGGATCTCGACCTGGCGCCGGACTGGCACGCATATGTGGCGGCCAGCCGCAGCCGGGTAGTGATCGACGATAATTCGGCCTTTCCGTACGGCTGCGGTTACGGCAGCACTTGCGGCGAGGGCGGAACCCCGGCTCGCTATTTCAGCGCCAGCGGCGATTTCGACATCTACGATTACCGGTTTCCGGACGACACCCGCCGCAACGACCAGCTGCAAGCCGTGCTGCAGGGGCGTTTCGATACCGGCAAGCTGCGCCACGACCTGACCCTGGGCGCCAGCACTTTCCGCCGCACTGTGGCACAGAGCGATGGCGTCAATGAATATGTCGGCAGCGACAATATCTATAACCCGAATCCGATCGTGTATGCGCCGTCGGCATCGACGCCGGATGCTGCCTACCTGCGCCTGGACAGCCGGCAAAAATCGCTGTTTGCGGTCGACCGCCTCAGCTTCAATCCGCAATGGCAACTGATCGCCGGCGCGCGCCAGGTATGGGGCAACGAACGGGCGTTCGACATCAGCGGTGCGGCGACGCGCACTACGGACAAGACATTGCTGCTGCCGCAAATCGCTCTGATCTACAAGCCGCAAGCCGACCTGTCGCTGTATACCAGCTACAGCAAAGGCTTGACGATGGGCGGCCAGGCGCCGTGGTGGACCGAGAACGCCTATGCCTTCCTGGCGCCGACCGTATCGCGCCAGATCGAGGCCGGCGTCAAGTACGACTGGCGCGACCAGCTCAGCCTGAGCGCGGCGATCTTCCAGATGAGCAAGCCTTATGAATATCCACAGCCGGACGCGAACGGTTTCAGCTACGTCCAGCAAGGTACGGAAACCCACCGCGGGATAGAACTGAGCGCGGCAGGCCAGGTCAGCAAGCAGCTGCGGCTGACGGCTAGCCTGGCCTTGATCCAGGCGCGCGCCGAAGATACCGGCACGGCGGCCTACGACGGCCACCAGGCGATCAACGTGCCGCGCCTGCGCGCCGCCTTGTACGCTGCGTATGCCGTACCCGAGGTCACCGGCCTGAGCCTGCTGGGTGGCTGGCAGTACAGCGGCAGCAAAGCGGCGACGCGGGAAGGCAATGTCGATGTGCCGGCTTACCATCTGTTCAACGCCGGCCTGCACTACAAGACCAGCTGGTGGGGCCACTCCACGGTGCTGCGCCTGAGCGTGGACAATCTGTTCGACAAGCGCTACTGGAAAGATGTCGGCGAATACATCGGCGATGGCTACCTGCACCTGGGCGCGCCGCGCACGGCGCGGCTGTCGGTCCAATACGACTTCTGATACAGGCCGGGAAACGCCGCATGAACGAAGCAAGACAAGATGCTGCTGCGGACAATGGCACGGTGCTGAGCCACGGCATGGGTTTTGACGTGGTGACGTCGAGCTGGCCTGCATTGACCCTGGACGAGGTGGCGCGGCTGTTGCGCCACTATCCGCAGGCCGGCGCCGTCACGCGCCTCGGCTGGCACAGTCCGCGGCCGTTTTCCAGCGCCTGCGTAGCGGACACCGGGTCCGGTCCCTTGTTCATCAAACGCCTGTTGCGCGAAATACGGACTGTCGACGAACTGACGGACGAACATCGCTTCATGGCGCACCTGCGGCAGCGCGGCCTGGCGGTCAGCGAGGTATTGCAAGCCAGCGACGGCAGCACCGCCCATGCCGACGGCGGCTGGACCTACGAGGTGCAGCGTGTCGGCCAGGGCGTCGACCGCTATCGCGACGCCACCTCCTGGACCCCTTTTGTCAGCACCGAAGACGCCGCAGCGGCCGGCAGCGCGCTAGCCAGGCTGCATCTTGCCGCTGGCGGCTACGACGCGCCTGCGCGCAGCACCAAGCTGCTGGCCTCCGGCTTTACCTTGTTCAATACCGAAGATCCGCAACAGGTGCTGGAGCGGATCCGGCGCTACATACAGGAGCGGCCGGCGCTGGCCGACTATCTGGCACAGCGCGACTGGCGGCAGGAAGTAACGCAGGTACTGCTGCCGTTCCATGCGCGGCTGGCCCCGCTGCTGGATGGCCTGGCGCCCTTGTGGACGCACAACGACTGGCATGCTTCCAACCTGCTGTGGCAAGCGCAAGAACCTCCGGCGGTGGCGACGGTGGTCGATTTTGGCCTGGCCGACCGCACTTGCGCGGTCTACGATCTGGCCATCGCCATCGAGCGCAACATGATCGAATGGCTGGCTTTGCCGTCGATGCAGCCGACTGCCCAGCGGCCGCTGGTGCATATAGGCCAGCTGGACGCCATGCTCGACGCTTATGAAGCAGTGCGGCCATTGTCGGCGCTGGAAGCGGCCGCCTTGCCGGCGCTGCTGCCGTTGGTGCATGTCGAATTTGCATTGTCGGAGCTGGCGTATTTTCACGGCGTGCAAAAATCCGCCGAGAACTCGGCGCTGGCCTACGATACCTATTTCCTCGGCCATGCCGCATGGTTTGATAGTGACGCTGGCCGTTACCTGCTGGGTCACCTGCAGCGTCGCTGTGACCGTAAAACCCGCCCACAGGAGCTTTGATGTCAGGTCTGGAAATCATTGCAGTCATATTCAGCGCCCTGGCTGTCTGGCTGACCGCGCGCCGCCACCTGTGGTGCTGGCCGGTCGGCCTGGTTTCGGTGCTGCTGTATGCGCGCATATTCCTGGTGGCGAAGCTGTACTCGGATCTGCTGCTGCAGCTGATCTTCGCCGTCATGCAACTTTACGGCTGGTGGCAGTGGAAGAGGGGGCGTCGGACCTGGATGGCCAGCATATCCAGCC
Coding sequences within it:
- a CDS encoding phosphotransferase enzyme family protein: MNEARQDAAADNGTVLSHGMGFDVVTSSWPALTLDEVARLLRHYPQAGAVTRLGWHSPRPFSSACVADTGSGPLFIKRLLREIRTVDELTDEHRFMAHLRQRGLAVSEVLQASDGSTAHADGGWTYEVQRVGQGVDRYRDATSWTPFVSTEDAAAAGSALARLHLAAGGYDAPARSTKLLASGFTLFNTEDPQQVLERIRRYIQERPALADYLAQRDWRQEVTQVLLPFHARLAPLLDGLAPLWTHNDWHASNLLWQAQEPPAVATVVDFGLADRTCAVYDLAIAIERNMIEWLALPSMQPTAQRPLVHIGQLDAMLDAYEAVRPLSALEAAALPALLPLVHVEFALSELAYFHGVQKSAENSALAYDTYFLGHAAWFDSDAGRYLLGHLQRRCDRKTRPQEL